The Streptomyces sp. NBC_00691 genome has a segment encoding these proteins:
- a CDS encoding ABC transporter permease, giving the protein MIVYLGRRLLGVLGVLVAIAAVTFAVFYVLPSDPAAAACGKACSTERLEAIRAHMGLDAPLWRQFADFVTGIFTGRTLGTGQYALECDFPCLGYSYENSQGVWDLLVDRLPVSASLAVGAAAIWLLLGLTAGVTAALRKDTLTDRVLMVGAVAAASLPVYFTSVMLIYGLIRVTGLLPYPQYVPFGTDPLSWASNLLLPWLALALLYAAMYARQSRNSMIESMAEPYIRTARAKGLPRRTVIVKHGLRAGMTPILTIFGMDLGGLLAGAVITESIFGLPGIGRLFYGALSTGDQPVILGVTLLAAAFIVVANLAVDLLYAVVDPRVRY; this is encoded by the coding sequence GTGATCGTCTACCTCGGCCGGCGCCTCCTCGGCGTGCTCGGCGTGCTCGTCGCCATCGCCGCCGTCACGTTCGCCGTCTTCTACGTCCTGCCCTCCGATCCCGCCGCCGCGGCCTGCGGCAAGGCGTGCAGCACCGAACGGCTGGAGGCCATCCGCGCCCACATGGGCCTGGACGCCCCGCTGTGGCGGCAGTTCGCCGACTTCGTCACCGGAATCTTCACCGGGCGCACCCTGGGCACCGGCCAGTACGCCCTGGAGTGCGACTTCCCGTGCCTCGGCTACTCCTACGAGAACAGCCAGGGCGTCTGGGACCTGCTCGTCGACCGGCTGCCGGTCTCCGCGTCGCTGGCCGTCGGCGCCGCCGCGATCTGGCTGCTCCTGGGCCTCACGGCGGGCGTCACCGCCGCCCTCCGCAAGGACACGCTCACCGACCGCGTCCTGATGGTAGGCGCGGTCGCCGCCGCCTCGCTTCCCGTGTACTTCACCTCGGTGATGCTGATCTACGGGCTGATCCGGGTCACGGGCCTGCTCCCCTACCCGCAGTACGTGCCCTTCGGCACCGATCCCCTCTCCTGGGCCTCCAATCTGCTGCTCCCCTGGCTGGCGCTCGCGCTCCTGTACGCCGCCATGTACGCGCGGCAGAGCCGGAACTCGATGATCGAGTCCATGGCGGAGCCGTACATCCGCACCGCGCGCGCCAAGGGGCTGCCACGCCGCACCGTGATCGTGAAGCACGGTCTGCGCGCCGGGATGACGCCGATCCTGACGATCTTCGGGATGGATCTCGGTGGGCTGCTCGCGGGCGCCGTCATCACCGAGTCCATCTTCGGACTGCCCGGCATCGGACGGCTCTTCTACGGCGCCCTGTCGACCGGCGACCAGCCGGTCATCCTCGGGGTGACGCTGCTCGCCGCCGCCTTCATCGTCGTCGCCAATCTGGCGGTCGACCTCCTGTACGCCGTCGTCGACCCGCGAGTGAGGTACTGA
- a CDS encoding proline racemase family protein — protein MRTRHVFHAVDSHTEGMPTRVITGGVGVIPGATMADRRLHFIEHLDHLRTLLMFEPRGHAAMSGAILQPPTRPDADYGVLYIEVSGLLPMCGHGTIGVATVLVETGMVPVVEPVTTVRLDTPAGLVSVDVQVEDGAAKSATFTNVPAFSVGLDRAVDVPGFGKVTYDLAFGGNFYAFVALDDLGLPFERDRKDDLLTAGLAIMDAINASPDRPVHPSRPEIAGLKHVYLTAPGSDATYSRHAMAIHPGWFDRSPCGTGTSARMAQLHARGELPLDRDFVNESFIGTRFTGRLTAGTEVGGLPAVVPTVTGRAWITGTAQYFLDPDDPFPGGFLL, from the coding sequence GTGCGAACGCGTCATGTCTTCCACGCAGTCGACTCCCACACCGAGGGAATGCCCACCCGGGTCATCACCGGAGGTGTCGGTGTGATCCCCGGGGCCACCATGGCCGACCGCAGGCTCCACTTCATCGAGCACCTCGACCACCTCAGGACGCTCCTCATGTTCGAGCCGCGCGGACACGCGGCCATGAGCGGCGCCATCCTCCAGCCGCCCACCCGCCCCGACGCCGACTACGGCGTCCTCTACATCGAGGTGTCGGGACTCCTGCCGATGTGCGGCCACGGCACCATCGGCGTCGCCACCGTCCTCGTCGAGACCGGCATGGTGCCGGTCGTCGAACCGGTCACCACGGTCCGCCTGGACACCCCGGCCGGTCTCGTCTCCGTCGACGTCCAGGTGGAGGACGGCGCGGCGAAGTCCGCCACCTTCACCAACGTGCCCGCCTTCTCCGTGGGCCTGGACCGCGCGGTGGACGTGCCCGGCTTCGGCAAGGTCACCTACGACCTCGCGTTCGGCGGCAACTTCTACGCCTTCGTCGCACTCGACGACCTCGGGCTGCCCTTCGAACGCGACCGCAAGGACGACCTCCTCACCGCCGGACTCGCGATCATGGACGCGATCAACGCCTCCCCGGACCGACCCGTGCACCCCAGCCGCCCCGAGATCGCCGGACTGAAACACGTCTACCTCACGGCCCCCGGCTCCGACGCCACGTACTCGCGGCACGCGATGGCCATCCATCCCGGCTGGTTCGACCGTTCCCCCTGCGGCACCGGGACCAGCGCGCGCATGGCCCAGCTCCACGCACGGGGCGAACTCCCGCTCGACCGCGACTTCGTCAACGAGTCCTTCATCGGCACCCGGTTCACCGGCCGGCTCACCGCCGGGACGGAGGTCGGCGGCCTGCCCGCCGTCGTCCCCACCGTCACCGGACGCGCCTGGATCACCGGCACCGCCCAGTACTTCCTCGACCCGGACGACCCCTTCCCCGGAGGCTTCCTCCTGTGA
- a CDS encoding ABC transporter ATP-binding protein, with protein MGDSAPLLSVRDLTVTFPTRRGPVRAVDSLAFDVPPGRTLGIVGESGSGKSVTSLAVMGLHTGAEVTGSVTLAGQELIGMSDRELNRLRGRRMAMIFQDPLSSLHPYYTVGEQVAEHHRAHFGSRRSTARERAVEALAEVGIPEPRRRAGEYPHQFSGGMRQRVMIAMALVCEPELLIADEPTTALDVTVQAQILELIARLQQERGLSVVMITHDLGVVARVAHDVLVMYGGRAAEHAPVDALFASPAHPYTRGLLDSLPRLDDPDDAPLRAVPGSPPSLLEPAPGCAFAPRCPRAAVGSAEERTRCVTERPSLGGPDGHPAACHFPAYEGVAP; from the coding sequence ATGGGCGACTCCGCCCCCCTCCTGTCGGTACGGGACCTCACGGTCACCTTCCCGACGAGGCGCGGCCCCGTGCGGGCCGTGGACTCCCTCGCCTTCGACGTGCCGCCCGGCCGGACGCTCGGCATCGTGGGTGAGTCCGGCTCCGGCAAGTCGGTCACCTCACTCGCCGTCATGGGCCTGCACACCGGTGCCGAGGTCACCGGCTCCGTCACCCTCGCCGGGCAGGAGCTCATCGGAATGTCCGACCGCGAGCTGAACAGGCTCCGCGGCCGGCGGATGGCCATGATCTTCCAGGACCCGCTGTCCAGCCTCCACCCCTACTACACGGTCGGCGAGCAGGTGGCCGAGCACCACCGGGCGCACTTCGGATCGCGCCGGTCCACCGCCCGCGAGCGGGCCGTCGAAGCGCTCGCCGAGGTCGGCATCCCCGAACCCCGGCGCCGGGCCGGCGAGTACCCCCACCAGTTCTCCGGCGGCATGCGCCAGCGGGTGATGATCGCGATGGCCCTCGTCTGCGAACCCGAGCTCCTCATCGCCGACGAGCCCACCACCGCGCTCGACGTCACCGTCCAGGCCCAGATCCTGGAGCTGATCGCCCGTCTCCAGCAGGAGCGGGGCCTCTCCGTCGTCATGATCACGCACGATCTCGGGGTGGTCGCCCGGGTCGCCCACGACGTGCTCGTCATGTACGGCGGCCGGGCCGCCGAACACGCGCCCGTGGACGCCCTGTTCGCCTCGCCCGCCCATCCGTACACCCGCGGCCTGCTCGACTCGCTGCCCCGTCTGGACGACCCCGACGACGCCCCGCTGCGGGCCGTCCCGGGCAGCCCGCCGTCGCTGCTCGAACCTGCCCCGGGCTGCGCGTTCGCACCGCGCTGTCCCCGCGCCGCCGTCGGCTCCGCGGAGGAACGGACCCGCTGCGTGACCGAACGCCCGTCCCTCGGCGGCCCGGACGGACACCCGGCCGCCTGCCACTTCCCCGCGTACGAAGGCGTCGCCCCATGA
- a CDS encoding dihydrodipicolinate synthase family protein: MNTTTWTTDRPWRGIMVATTLPFKDDLSVDYDAYAEHVAWLIANGCDGVVPNGSLGEYQTLTADERARVVRTAVEAAGDGARVMPGVAAYGSAESRRWAEQAAEAGCGSVLLLPPNAYRADERSVIAHYADVAGVGIPVVAYNNPIDTKVDLVPGLLARLHGDGSIVAVKEFSGDVRRAYEITELAPELDLLIGADDVLLELATAGAVGWIAGYPNALPASSVELYRAAVAGDLATARPLYSSLHSLLRWDSKVEFVQCIKLSMDIAGRRGGPTRPPRLPLTGATEAAVRTATEKAVADGHR, from the coding sequence ATGAACACCACCACCTGGACCACCGACCGCCCCTGGCGCGGCATCATGGTCGCCACCACCCTCCCGTTCAAGGACGACCTCTCCGTCGACTACGACGCCTACGCCGAGCACGTGGCCTGGCTGATCGCCAACGGCTGCGACGGCGTCGTCCCCAACGGCTCCCTCGGCGAGTACCAGACCCTCACCGCCGACGAGCGCGCCCGGGTCGTCCGTACCGCCGTCGAGGCCGCGGGCGACGGGGCCAGGGTCATGCCGGGCGTCGCCGCCTACGGCAGCGCCGAGTCCCGCCGCTGGGCCGAACAGGCCGCCGAGGCCGGCTGCGGCTCCGTCCTGCTGCTGCCGCCCAACGCGTACCGCGCCGACGAGCGTTCCGTGATCGCCCACTACGCGGACGTGGCCGGGGTCGGGATCCCGGTCGTCGCGTACAACAACCCCATCGACACCAAGGTCGACCTCGTCCCGGGCCTCCTGGCGAGGCTGCACGGCGACGGAAGCATCGTCGCCGTCAAGGAGTTCAGCGGCGACGTCCGCAGGGCCTACGAGATCACCGAACTCGCCCCGGAACTCGACCTGCTGATCGGCGCCGACGACGTCCTGCTCGAACTGGCCACGGCCGGCGCGGTCGGCTGGATCGCCGGCTACCCCAACGCCCTGCCCGCCAGCTCCGTCGAGCTGTACCGGGCCGCCGTGGCGGGCGACCTGGCGACCGCCCGGCCGCTCTACTCCTCGCTGCACTCCCTGCTGCGCTGGGATTCCAAGGTCGAGTTCGTCCAGTGCATCAAGCTGTCCATGGACATCGCCGGCCGCCGCGGCGGCCCCACCCGCCCCCCGCGCCTCCCGCTCACCGGTGCGACCGAGGCTGCCGTACGCACCGCCACCGAGAAGGCCGTCGCCGACGGCCACCGCTGA
- a CDS encoding NAD(P)/FAD-dependent oxidoreductase: MPTRETSDVIVIGAGVVGAACAHYAALAGLSVTVVDRGYVAGGTTGAGEGNLLVSDKEPGPELELALLSTALWTGLADRLPPAVEYEAKGGLVVASGETGLRALREFAARQEKAGVVAHEVTGDRLHDLEPHLAPGLTGGFHYPQDAQVMPAHAAAQLLRSAGDRVRLALGEEVTGLLTGAGGAVRGVRTATRELHAPYVVNAAGTWGGALADLAGVHLPVLPRRGFVLVTEPLPRVVRHKVYAADYVADVASGSAALQTSAVVEGTPAGPVLIGASRERVGFDRTLSTEVLRRLAAGATALFPVLGTVRAIRTYPGFRPYLPDHLPAIGPDPRVPGLLHACGHEGAGIGLAPVTGQIVAACVTGAEPPLDLHPFRPERFDAAAP, encoded by the coding sequence GTGCCCACGAGAGAAACCTCGGACGTCATCGTCATCGGCGCCGGCGTGGTCGGCGCAGCCTGCGCCCACTACGCGGCCCTCGCCGGCCTCTCCGTCACCGTCGTCGACCGAGGTTACGTCGCCGGCGGCACGACCGGAGCGGGTGAGGGCAACCTTCTGGTCTCCGACAAGGAACCCGGCCCCGAACTCGAACTCGCCCTCCTCTCCACCGCGCTGTGGACCGGACTCGCCGACAGGCTCCCGCCCGCCGTCGAGTACGAGGCCAAGGGAGGCCTGGTCGTCGCCTCGGGCGAGACGGGACTGCGCGCCCTGCGCGAGTTCGCGGCCCGCCAGGAGAAAGCCGGTGTCGTCGCGCACGAAGTGACCGGTGACCGGCTCCACGACCTGGAGCCCCACCTCGCACCGGGCCTCACCGGCGGCTTCCACTACCCCCAGGACGCCCAGGTGATGCCCGCCCACGCTGCCGCGCAGCTGCTCCGCAGCGCCGGCGACCGGGTCCGCCTCGCGCTGGGCGAAGAGGTCACCGGCCTCCTCACCGGCGCGGGCGGAGCGGTCCGCGGAGTGCGGACCGCCACCCGCGAACTCCACGCCCCCTACGTCGTGAACGCCGCCGGAACCTGGGGCGGCGCCCTCGCCGACCTCGCCGGAGTCCACCTGCCCGTCCTGCCCCGCCGCGGCTTCGTCCTCGTCACCGAACCCCTGCCGCGCGTCGTCCGCCACAAGGTGTACGCCGCCGACTACGTGGCCGACGTGGCCAGCGGCTCCGCCGCGCTCCAGACCTCGGCCGTCGTCGAGGGCACCCCGGCCGGACCCGTCCTGATCGGCGCCAGCCGCGAGCGCGTCGGCTTCGACCGGACCCTCTCGACCGAGGTCCTGCGCCGCCTCGCCGCCGGCGCCACCGCGCTGTTCCCCGTCCTCGGCACCGTACGGGCGATCCGGACCTACCCCGGCTTCCGCCCCTACCTCCCCGACCACCTGCCCGCCATCGGGCCCGACCCGCGCGTCCCCGGACTGCTGCACGCCTGCGGCCACGAGGGCGCGGGCATCGGTCTCGCACCGGTGACGGGACAGATCGTCGCGGCCTGCGTGACCGGCGCCGAACCACCCCTCGACCTCCACCCGTTCCGACCCGAGCGCTTCGACGCCGCCGCACCCTGA
- a CDS encoding ABC transporter substrate-binding protein produces the protein MNKRTRTLATALVTTLTLAATGCSGGGTPGSDRNGKNPATSNTGAVLGGTPQKGGTLTVLSNQDFTHLDPARNWVMGDMDFGTRLLYRTLVTYKAEPGAKGGALVPDLAENLGVSSDGARTWTFTLKPGLRYEDGTPITSQDIKHNVERSFSPDLPGGPDYAARYLAGAEGYQGPAGGKHLASVKTPDDRTIVFELRTPFAEFPFAATLPTFAPVPPSRDKGPQYDNRPFSSGPYKVDSYARDKQLVLVRNTHWDPKTDQVRKAYPDRIVVTMGLKANQIDDRLIAATGPDASAVPWDKLRPESTPKVLTKPDIKARLLAESTSCTEMVQMHTGRAPFDDVRVRQAVQYALDREAVLTASGGPALNDPATALMPGFLFGGKQPDTLGIPLTGDVPKAKELLKEAGRADGFTTRITVSNGDKAVGEAVQQSLGRAGIKVTIETVDPSAFYDTIGDTKNRTDLVYTGWCPDYPSGSTFLPFVFDGRFIKEKGNSGNHSLFRDDATMKRMDEIAAMADATQAAKAWQELDGKILAKAPTAPVVVERKPLLIGTNIAGAFGHTSFGGQLDYATVGLKDPSKSEN, from the coding sequence ATGAACAAGCGCACCCGCACCCTGGCCACGGCCCTGGTGACGACCCTGACCCTCGCCGCGACCGGCTGCTCCGGCGGAGGCACGCCCGGGAGCGACCGGAACGGCAAGAACCCCGCGACCTCGAACACCGGCGCGGTCCTCGGCGGCACCCCGCAGAAGGGCGGCACCCTCACCGTCCTGTCCAACCAGGACTTCACCCACCTCGACCCGGCCCGCAACTGGGTCATGGGCGACATGGACTTCGGCACCCGCCTGCTCTACCGGACCCTTGTCACCTACAAGGCGGAGCCCGGTGCCAAGGGCGGTGCTCTGGTCCCCGACCTCGCAGAGAACCTGGGCGTCTCCTCCGACGGCGCCAGAACCTGGACCTTCACGCTCAAGCCGGGTCTCAGGTACGAGGACGGCACGCCGATCACCTCCCAGGACATCAAGCACAACGTGGAGCGGTCCTTCTCCCCCGACCTGCCCGGCGGCCCCGACTACGCGGCCCGCTACCTCGCCGGCGCCGAGGGCTACCAGGGCCCGGCGGGCGGCAAGCACCTCGCCTCGGTGAAGACCCCCGACGACCGCACGATCGTCTTCGAACTCCGCACGCCCTTCGCCGAGTTCCCCTTCGCCGCCACGCTGCCCACCTTCGCGCCCGTTCCCCCGTCCCGGGACAAGGGGCCCCAGTACGACAACAGGCCCTTCTCCTCCGGCCCGTACAAGGTCGACTCCTACGCCCGCGACAAGCAGCTGGTCCTCGTCCGCAACACCCACTGGGACCCGAAGACCGACCAGGTGCGCAAGGCGTACCCGGACAGGATCGTCGTCACCATGGGCCTCAAGGCCAATCAGATCGACGACCGGCTGATCGCCGCCACCGGCCCGGACGCCTCGGCCGTCCCGTGGGACAAGCTCCGCCCCGAGTCCACCCCGAAGGTGCTCACCAAGCCGGACATCAAGGCCCGGCTCCTCGCCGAGTCGACCAGCTGTACCGAGATGGTGCAGATGCACACCGGGCGCGCGCCGTTCGACGACGTCAGGGTCCGGCAGGCCGTGCAGTACGCCCTGGACCGTGAGGCCGTCCTCACCGCCTCCGGCGGCCCCGCCCTCAACGACCCGGCCACCGCGCTCATGCCGGGCTTCCTCTTCGGCGGCAAGCAGCCCGACACCCTCGGCATCCCGCTCACCGGCGACGTGCCCAAGGCCAAGGAGCTGCTCAAGGAGGCGGGCAGGGCGGACGGCTTCACCACCCGCATCACCGTCTCCAACGGCGACAAGGCCGTCGGCGAAGCCGTCCAGCAGTCCCTCGGCCGAGCCGGGATCAAGGTGACCATCGAGACCGTCGACCCCTCCGCCTTCTACGACACCATCGGCGACACCAAGAACCGCACCGACCTCGTCTACACCGGCTGGTGCCCCGACTACCCGTCCGGCTCCACCTTCCTGCCGTTCGTCTTCGACGGCCGATTCATCAAGGAGAAGGGCAACTCCGGCAACCACTCGCTCTTCCGCGACGACGCCACGATGAAGCGCATGGACGAGATCGCGGCGATGGCCGACGCCACCCAGGCGGCCAAGGCCTGGCAGGAACTCGACGGGAAGATCCTCGCCAAGGCGCCCACCGCGCCCGTCGTCGTCGAGCGCAAGCCCCTCCTCATCGGTACCAACATCGCCGGCGCCTTCGGCCACACCTCCTTCGGCGGCCAGCTCGACTACGCCACCGTCGGCCTCAAGGACCCCTCGAAGAGCGAGAACTGA
- a CDS encoding (2Fe-2S)-binding protein: MARTPIGLVGARPDPPFEITFDGRPVPALPGQTLAAALWGAGILAWRTTRDGGRPRGAFCGIGQCYDCLATVNGEPNRRACLVPARPGDAITTQEGHGHDRLGV, encoded by the coding sequence GTGGCCCGCACCCCCATCGGCCTCGTCGGGGCACGCCCCGATCCGCCGTTCGAGATCACCTTCGACGGCCGGCCCGTCCCCGCACTGCCGGGCCAGACCCTCGCCGCCGCCCTGTGGGGCGCGGGCATCCTGGCCTGGCGCACCACCCGGGACGGAGGGCGCCCGCGCGGCGCGTTCTGCGGCATCGGCCAGTGCTACGACTGCCTCGCCACCGTCAACGGAGAGCCCAACCGCCGCGCCTGTCTGGTCCCGGCCCGCCCCGGCGACGCCATCACCACGCAGGAAGGGCACGGTCATGACCGCCTCGGCGTCTGA
- a CDS encoding ABC transporter ATP-binding protein: MTTNAPPLLRVRDLTITFPGRRRGSAPIRAVDGIGFDVAAGETLGLVGESGCGKSTTGRTIVRLLEPTAGSVSYEGRDISHLSQRALRPLRRDLQMVFQDPHSSLNPRQTVARIIADPLLVQGGTAAGARKRAVELMELVGLIPEHIDRYPHEFSGGQAQRIGIARALATGPRLVVADEPVSALDVSVQAQIVNLMERLQRELGLAYLFIAHDLSVVKRVCDRVAVMYLGRIVEIGTKERVYSAPAHPYTRALLSAVPLPDPAAERSRERITLLGDPPSPAAPPPGCTFHPRCPKAREICGTEAPPLRILVPGEAREVACHFPEGA; the protein is encoded by the coding sequence ATGACCACCAACGCACCGCCCCTCCTCCGCGTACGGGACCTCACGATCACGTTCCCCGGCCGCCGCAGGGGCTCGGCACCGATCCGGGCCGTCGACGGCATCGGCTTCGACGTCGCCGCGGGCGAGACCCTGGGCCTCGTCGGCGAGTCCGGCTGCGGAAAGTCGACGACGGGCCGCACGATCGTGCGGCTCCTGGAACCCACCGCCGGTTCCGTCTCCTACGAGGGGAGGGACATCAGCCATCTGTCGCAGCGGGCGCTCAGACCGCTGCGCCGCGACCTCCAGATGGTCTTCCAGGACCCGCACTCCTCCCTCAACCCCCGGCAGACCGTGGCCCGGATCATCGCCGACCCGCTGCTCGTCCAGGGCGGCACGGCGGCCGGCGCGCGCAAGCGCGCCGTGGAGCTGATGGAACTGGTCGGCCTCATCCCGGAGCACATCGACCGCTACCCTCACGAGTTCTCCGGCGGGCAGGCCCAGCGCATCGGGATCGCCCGTGCCCTGGCCACCGGCCCGCGGCTCGTGGTGGCCGACGAGCCGGTCTCCGCCCTCGACGTCTCCGTCCAGGCGCAGATCGTCAATCTGATGGAACGTCTCCAGCGCGAACTCGGGCTCGCCTACCTGTTCATCGCACACGACCTCTCGGTCGTGAAGCGGGTCTGCGACCGGGTGGCCGTGATGTACCTGGGCCGGATCGTGGAGATCGGCACCAAGGAAAGGGTGTACTCCGCACCGGCCCACCCCTATACACGGGCACTGCTGTCCGCCGTTCCGCTGCCGGACCCGGCGGCCGAGCGGAGCCGGGAACGGATCACCCTGCTCGGCGACCCGCCGAGTCCGGCCGCGCCGCCGCCGGGCTGCACCTTCCACCCGCGCTGTCCCAAGGCGCGGGAGATCTGCGGGACCGAGGCACCGCCGCTGCGGATCCTCGTTCCCGGCGAGGCGCGCGAGGTCGCCTGTCACTTCCCCGAGGGCGCCTGA
- a CDS encoding ABC transporter permease encodes MRRRPAARLSLGVVAFFALLAAAAPLIGALGGWGPDEFDKSAVDPYLGGLPLGPLGGVSAEHWLGVEPVTGRDLFARVVHGAQVSLLIAFSATAIVVVAGTAAGVAAGYFGGRTDTALSRLMDLTMSFPSLIFMIAMMSVARDVDRILLMTAVIGLFGWPGIARIVRGQTLSLKHREYVDAARVGGSGPLRILVRDILPGVAGPVIAYTTLIVPGMIATEAALSYLGVGVRPPTPSWGQMIAESVAYYETDPMYFAVPSLCLFLTVLAFTLLGDALRDVLDPRGGGA; translated from the coding sequence CTGCGCCGCCGCCCCGCCGCCCGCCTCTCCCTCGGCGTGGTCGCCTTCTTCGCGCTCCTCGCGGCGGCCGCCCCGCTGATCGGCGCGCTCGGCGGCTGGGGCCCCGACGAGTTCGACAAGAGCGCCGTCGACCCGTACCTGGGCGGCCTTCCCCTCGGGCCGCTCGGCGGCGTCTCGGCCGAGCACTGGCTCGGCGTCGAACCCGTCACCGGCCGCGACCTGTTCGCCCGGGTCGTGCACGGCGCCCAGGTCTCGCTGCTCATCGCCTTCTCCGCGACGGCGATCGTCGTCGTCGCGGGGACGGCGGCCGGCGTCGCCGCCGGCTACTTCGGCGGCCGCACCGACACCGCGCTCTCCCGGCTGATGGACCTCACGATGTCGTTCCCCTCCCTCATCTTCATGATCGCGATGATGTCGGTGGCCCGGGACGTCGACCGGATCCTCCTCATGACCGCCGTCATCGGCCTCTTCGGCTGGCCGGGCATCGCCCGGATCGTCCGCGGCCAGACCCTGTCGCTCAAGCACCGCGAGTACGTCGACGCCGCCCGCGTCGGCGGCTCCGGACCTCTGCGCATCCTCGTCCGCGACATCCTCCCGGGTGTCGCCGGGCCCGTCATCGCGTACACGACGCTGATCGTCCCCGGGATGATCGCCACCGAGGCCGCCCTCAGCTACCTCGGGGTCGGCGTCCGCCCGCCGACGCCCTCCTGGGGCCAGATGATCGCCGAGAGCGTCGCCTACTACGAGACGGACCCCATGTACTTCGCGGTCCCGAGCCTCTGTCTCTTCCTCACCGTGCTCGCGTTCACCCTGCTCGGCGACGCGCTGCGCGACGTCCTCGACCCGAGGGGAGGCGGCGCGTGA
- a CDS encoding FAD/NAD(P)-dependent oxidoreductase has translation MTASASEPEDVAEPSVPSASKNPPRALADTVPGAGRGSDVPYDLVVLGAGSAGIAGAVTAAELGLTVALLDSSPQPGGQFYRHPAPALGAVRPEALHHDWSAFADLRRRLDAGAVDHLTGHHVWSVVKGTDGTWTAHALTGENGSTEGGTDGSADAPVRIRARALLLATGAYERQLPFPGWTLPGVVGAGGAQAMLKSGLVLPGRTVVVAGSGPLLLAVASSLASAGARVPAVIEAAGYLRYGRTPRALLANPRKAVEALVHTAALARHRVPVRFRSAVTEVHGTDRVEAVTVSRLDREWRPVRGTGRRIACDALAVGHGLVPQIELAVAVGCTTRALPDGTLGLALDDLQESSVRGLWAAGETGGVGGAELARVEGELAGRAIAARLLGRPAAGAAAAALRRRRDRMRAFADVMSAAHAPGAGWTGWLTDDTDVCRCEEVTAGRVRATVAECGARDARTVKLLTRAGMGWCQGRMCGTAVACLAAAGATPEPQAERRPFAVPVPLSTLAALDGPEDPEPASAVGGSTDPVPS, from the coding sequence ATGACCGCCTCGGCGTCTGAACCCGAAGACGTGGCCGAGCCCTCTGTCCCGTCCGCGTCGAAGAACCCGCCCCGCGCCCTCGCCGACACGGTGCCCGGAGCCGGCCGGGGCTCGGACGTGCCGTACGACCTCGTGGTCCTCGGAGCGGGCTCCGCAGGGATCGCCGGAGCTGTCACCGCCGCCGAACTCGGCCTCACCGTCGCCCTGCTGGACTCCTCGCCCCAGCCCGGCGGGCAGTTCTACCGCCATCCGGCGCCCGCCCTGGGCGCCGTACGGCCCGAGGCCCTCCATCATGACTGGTCCGCCTTCGCCGACCTGCGCCGACGCCTGGACGCCGGCGCCGTCGACCACCTGACCGGACATCATGTGTGGTCCGTCGTGAAGGGGACCGACGGGACGTGGACGGCGCACGCACTCACCGGCGAGAACGGAAGCACGGAGGGAGGCACGGACGGAAGTGCCGACGCGCCCGTCCGGATCCGGGCCCGCGCCCTGCTCCTCGCCACCGGCGCCTACGAACGCCAACTGCCCTTCCCCGGCTGGACCCTGCCCGGCGTCGTGGGCGCCGGGGGAGCGCAGGCCATGCTCAAGTCCGGCCTCGTGCTGCCCGGCCGGACCGTCGTCGTCGCCGGCAGCGGCCCCCTGCTCCTCGCCGTCGCCTCGTCGCTCGCCTCGGCCGGCGCGCGGGTGCCGGCGGTGATCGAGGCCGCGGGGTACCTCCGCTACGGCCGAACCCCACGGGCGCTCCTCGCCAATCCGCGCAAGGCGGTCGAGGCCCTCGTCCACACGGCCGCGCTGGCCCGTCACCGGGTGCCCGTACGGTTCCGGAGCGCGGTGACCGAGGTGCACGGCACCGACCGGGTGGAGGCCGTCACGGTGAGCCGCCTGGACCGCGAGTGGAGGCCCGTCCGGGGGACGGGTCGCCGGATCGCCTGCGACGCCCTCGCCGTCGGTCACGGCCTCGTGCCCCAGATCGAGCTGGCCGTGGCGGTCGGCTGCACCACCCGCGCACTGCCCGACGGCACGCTGGGCCTCGCCCTGGACGACCTCCAGGAGAGCTCGGTGCGCGGACTGTGGGCCGCAGGCGAGACCGGGGGCGTCGGCGGTGCCGAACTCGCCCGCGTCGAGGGGGAACTGGCGGGCCGGGCGATCGCCGCGCGGCTCCTCGGCCGACCCGCCGCCGGCGCGGCGGCCGCCGCACTCCGGAGGCGCCGGGACCGTATGCGCGCTTTCGCCGACGTCATGTCCGCCGCACACGCCCCCGGCGCCGGCTGGACCGGGTGGCTGACCGACGACACCGACGTGTGCCGCTGCGAGGAGGTCACGGCGGGCAGGGTCCGCGCGACGGTCGCCGAGTGCGGCGCGCGCGACGCCCGGACCGTCAAACTCCTCACCCGGGCCGGCATGGGGTGGTGCCAGGGCCGGATGTGCGGGACGGCCGTGGCGTGCCTCGCGGCCGCCGGAGCCACCCCCGAACCACAGGCCGAGCGACGTCCGTTCGCCGTTCCCGTCCCGCTGTCGACGCTCGCCGCGCTCGACGGGCCGGAGGACCCGGAACCGGCGTCCGCAGTCGGCGGCTCCACCGACCCGGTCCCCTCCTGA